tatatcccTTCTCTcccaagcctccctcccaccccaccacccagcccacccatctaggtcatcacagagcaccagggtgagctccctgtggtatacagcttcccactagctgttttaTACTTGGTAGCGTATGTGTCTCAGTTCCACTCTCTCAATTCggtcctccctctcctttcccatcCCCCCATCACATCCACATCCACAAGTCCatcctctacatctgtgtctctatcccTGCCCTACAGATAGGTTCATGagtaccatatttctagattgcacatgtatgcattaatacatgatatttgtttttctctttctgacttcactctgtatgatagtctctaCACATTGACTTTTTGAATACCCGTTCCCAAATATGCACTCATGTGCTCTTCTCTTCTATAAATCTGGGATTAATTAAAGCCTTGTGTCTCGCTAATCCAAAATGGCATTTAATGAAActgattttaaacttttctaCTATATTATCAAAGAAGGTAgtcacaaggaaagaaaatgaaaaggagttTATTTAAAACCATGTCCCTTGAGGACCGACTCATTGAAAATTGCTTGAAGTATGTCACTGATCTCCTCGCTCTTTTGCACAGCTTTACCCCACCTTCGTTAGGATAGTTATTGTCCCGGGCCAGCTTTTGTTAGTTTGTATGAAGAGGTGTTTTGTGTTGCTCGCTCTGGCTAGTTTGGTTGTTCTGTTGTGGTTGTCACCCCGCAGTTCGGGGGCCAGGCATACAGAGATGTGGAGCACACTTCCGTGCAGTGCCGGGCCCTGGAGGGAATCGAATGTGCCAGCCCGAGGACCTTCCTCCGAGAGAACAAACCTTGTATAAAGTAAGTGCTATCTGCATGGAGGAGCTGGTACTTAGATGGAGGTAGGGCTGTTCTGCCCTGTTTTGATGTTGACTTTTTCTTTGACCTTAAGTGTTATGACTTTTTCTTTGACCTTAAGTGTTAAAGGGCCGCATGATTACTGCTATGCATACTCCACGGACACAAGCAATGGGGTGACAACGTAGGGGACACTGAACAGGAGGCCAGAGGCTGTGAATTCTAAATGTCCCTTTCACCAATCAGCTAAAGGACCTCTGGGCACCCAGGgtctctgtcccctcctccacaAAATGAAGAGGTGGAACAGATGATCCAACTTCTGAACTCCTGCGATAGGCATACGTCCTTTGAAAACAGCCGTAGAATTTCAGGAAGAAAGACTTTATTATGAAAAGTGTGAGCCTTTCTCCCTGAAAAGCAGTATTATCTTGAAGAATTAGGGTTAttgagacttccctgctggtccgggggttaagaatccaccttccaatgcaggggatgtggactCGATCCCAGGTCCAGGAACTAAGCTCCTACTTGccgcggggcagctaagcccatgtgccacaactgaacatgcatgctaagaatgagaagcctgcacaccgcagcgAAGATCCCGAGTGCCGCAACTGAGACCTGACACggccaaaaaattaattaactttttaaaaagcaggttaGGGTTATTTCTGTAAACTCCACTTGAAGGCACAGAACTTATGTATACCATTTGCTGATGGAGAGTTGTGACTGTGTTAGGTGACGCCATTAGAGTATCTGCAATTGAATGTCATCACAGTATGTAAGACAGAAGTCCTTCTAAGAAGTCCCATTTTTCGGGTGCCATGAAACATCAGGAGAGGGACGTGGAGATCAGTGTTCATTTAGGGGGAGGTAACGCCTCATGAGAGAACTACATTCAGAACTGCAGCCTCCCTCAGGATAGGAGTCTACTCAGGAAAGGGATGGGCACCCAGACACCACTCCTACCAGGATACCTGTGCTGTAAATGTCCTTAATAGTTTCTTATCCAGCCCAACTCTGTATTGGTTCCTCTGGGTCTTCTATACCTTGTGTGagcatgtgctaagtcgctcagtcgtgtccgactctgtgcaaccctgcagactgtagcccgccaggctcctctgtccatgggattctccaggcaagaagactggagtgggtcgccatgccctcctccaggggatcttcccaactcagggattgaacccatgtctcctgtgtctcctgcattgcagacaggttctttaccactgagccacctgggaaaccccctccATACCTTAGAAAGTACCTTTTTGAGAATCTAGACAAACTAGAGATCTTCCTTTGGGGGAGAGGGGGTTGGTAAGAAGTCACAGAGGGACTATCTTCCCATCTTGTCACTTATGTGAAATTCACTAATAAAGCattaagtgttttcattttcacatggtAAGCATCTTCCTCTTGATTCCCTCTGTCTAGGTATACCGGACACTACTTCATAACCACTTTGCTTTACTCTTTCTTCCTGGGATGTTTTGGAGTAGATCGTTTCTGCCTGGGACACACTGGCACAGCAGTGGGGAAGCTCTTGACCCTTGGAGGACTTGGGATTTGGTGGTTCGTTGACCTTATCTTGCTGATCACTGGAGGGCTGATGCCCAGTGACGGCAGCAATTGGTGCACTGTTTACTAAGAAGAGCTactgctgaggcccagagaggcaagGCTCTTGGATTCATCTCTGCAGGCTCAGATCTCCTGGATGTCAGGCCTGACCAGTATTTTCCCTCATTGGAGAGAATGGGTTTGGTTAGGAAGGTAGCTTCAGACTGTGGATGTTCGACCCAAATTTGTCCTTGCAGACTAGAAATGACAAGCAGACAGTATTGTGGGTATCAAGTTTGTACCTTTCCTCGTGTACCAAAAATATAAAGGACAGTGCTTAACTTATAAGCTGCAGAAGGGTCTCCTTATTCTTTACTTCTGTGTGCTGCTGTGTCATCAACCTTTTGGATCGGTTGGACCCAACAGGATGTTTTTGGCCTGAGCCTTTGTGACCCTGAGTCTTCGTGCAGTGGAGGTCAGAAGCTGAACCAACGAAGATTTCCAGCAAAGTAGAAACAGCAGTCAATTTTAATACACGCTGAAATTCTGACTTTCTGAATTTAAATTGCGGAATGAATGTTGCCAACCTGGAATGCTTGTTTGGGTATTTTCAATAGGTAGAATGAAACTCAGTATCTGTTGTGCTTAAAGCTGAGCATCTGAAATGAGCCTATTAATAAACCCTATTGTTTCATCATTATTACTCCTGAGAGGCAATATATCCAGTATAGTAATTCCCTCTAATGTCCAATTATGTTTTGAAAGCCAACAGTTCCAGACATGTCTGGGTTCAGCTATCCTCTTGGAAGAATTTTCCTATTGAAAAGGTATCATTTACCAATTTAGAAAGCCCATGTTAtagactgattaaaaaaaaaaaaatcatacaagtaACTCTAAATCTCTTCTTCATgattacataatataaaatgaagagCCTCACatccttggaaagaaaaacagactctTCCTTAAAGGATCTTACTGTTGAGTGCTAGATAGAATTAGGATGTGACTTGtgggaaacaaaaagaaactgaaCACATTTGTCAAAATAAGCATGGTACCAAAGTCTTTCACTGTGGGCTACAGTGGTTAGTCATAGGGAAAGAGACAGCCAAGCTTTCGAGTTCCCACATCAcaggggataaaaaaaaaaatgttctaaacttGTGGTTTTTAAAACTTAGTTCCCATCCCTTACAATCTGAGTTGAACAGAACTGTTAAGTGTAAAGTAAAAGGGGGGTTTACAAAGAGCCTGCTATTTGGGCAACATATAAATTCTAGGAGCAATTAAGGTAGAACCGCTCAAAGTTTAGTCTCATAATAATTGACATAAAAGCCAAGAATCCCAGTTAAAATAACTGGATACTCTCTATCATTATGAAGCAGTTTTCCTGAAACTTTCAACTTTATTATCCCTGATTAATATGACTGCTTTTCTTATGGTATTAAATGGTGGCAACTATGTAAAAGCGAAAACAGATTATTCTGTTTTGTCTTGAAAGTTCTGTACCACATTGACCTCAACTTCTTCATAACTGTAAATTAATAGATTCTTATTTACAATCTCTACAGTCTAAGgcagtatattttaaattgctgTGGGTCCTGAAGAAATTGAAACTTCTCCccagaaaaatgcacataaaCTTAAAATTTCTGCATAGAACTTAAGAGAGTTCAAGGATgcccctttttaaaaagaaaaactcacttttaagaaaaatctGGAAATCTAAAATTGAAATCCTGCCCCAAATAAGATAATACTTTAAACCACAAATCCTGCTTCatcttacacttaaaaaaaaaaaactccttaaaGATATTCACAAACCCcatcaaaagttatttttaaaaaataaataaactgtggcagCTTTCAGACTCAAAATCATTGATCATGAATGTTTCCAGGAAGAAGAACTTGGGTAAAGAGGTAAAAGTCTGTAAATTATTAAAGTTTCTATGTTATAGAGTATTTTATAGAAGCCCTCCTCACAGAAAAGCTGCTGGGACCAGAGTTGTTTCCACTGCTAGCTGACAACCTGAGAATCTATGTTCCTCTGTGATCATCCAAATTTGTTAGTTTCATTGTGACTTCTAGGTGATGAGCATCCTCTGTATTTACAAATCCTGGCCAAATGTGATAAACCTGAAAAACTGTTTGAGTAAaggaataatattaaaaatgtgatttcctTTGGTTATCAGTTTCTTAATAttggtaggggtgtgtgtgtgtgtgtgtgtgtgtgtgtagtgttaTATTCAGTTTATGGCTATAGAGAAGTTTTACAGTACTAAAGTGTCCTTCCATCAAGGATAAATTAGAAACTTCCTATACTCAGTTGTTTCCtgtctttaaataaaaagttatcaGCTCCCCAGACTTCCTGGCACCATGTCCATCTTGCCTTAGGCTCCTTAGCAGCAGTTCTAACACCCCCAACCTGATGGTTCTggaatgtgtgtatgtgcgttCTAAAgcacacatttttctttaaaagaaggaGATCCTAAAACCCCTTGCCATCACTGGCACATCTTCAATACAAACCAGGTAACGTAGCTTTGGTTTTGTTAGATAATTTATCTTTAAAGCAAGGCTCTTAATTGATTATCTCAGGTGTAACTGTCAGAATCAAAGTTTGGCTTTTCCGACGAACCAGGAGGGAAAGTGAATCATTGGCCTTAACAGCTTCAACCACATCAGTTGTCGTGGTGACAGGCAGTCCGTTTATGCTGACAATTACATCATGGTCTTTCAAcccagagctgggaggggagaaaaaaggaCCATGAAACTGTTAAGAGTTTGACTTAATCCCCACCTAGAATTTAATGTCTGTCC
The DNA window shown above is from Odocoileus virginianus isolate 20LAN1187 ecotype Illinois chromosome 32, Ovbor_1.2, whole genome shotgun sequence and carries:
- the TM2D2 gene encoding TM2 domain-containing protein 2 gives rise to the protein MVLGGCPVSYLLLCGQAALLLGNLLLLHCVSRSHSHNATAEPELTSAGAAHTEGSPGASNWEYGDPHSPVILCSYLPDEFIECEDPVDHVGNATASQELGYGCLKFGGQAYRDVEHTSVQCRALEGIECASPRTFLRENKPCIKYTGHYFITTLLYSFFLGCFGVDRFCLGHTGTAVGKLLTLGGLGIWWFVDLILLITGGLMPSDGSNWCTVY